AGGAAACACGAAGAGCGTAGCGATTCGATGTTGACTTATCGTACAGAAGCGAGGGAAGTCTCACTAGACGCTAGGTGCTGGAGCTGGATAGATCTTCTTATCATTTATGTCCAGATTTTCGAGTAAGACTAAAAAAAGTGTAAGAATGGGATGCACATGATCGGTGAGATCCCGCAGAACCGGAAAGCGAAATCGTCCCCCGCAGGACATTTCTATTCAAATATCTCGAAACTTTGTCTTACGCAATTGAGATTTATCTTTAAAAAATCAACACTGAAATTTAATAAAAATGTTCCTGTTGAGTTAGGCGTTGATATTAATAAAACAAGGAGGAGATTTTAATGATGAATTTTGAATTAACGGAAGAACAGGAAATGGTTAGAAAAGTGGTTCGTAAATTCGTAGATCAGGAAATCAATCCCTATATTCAGGAATGGGATGAAAAGGGTCATTTTGAATCCTCTATTATGAAACGTCTCGCAGACCTTGATCTGATGGGAGTTTGTATTCCTGAACAGTACGGGGGGAGTGGAATGGATTACAATACGCTCGCGATTGTTTGTGAAGAATTAGAGCGGGGAGACACTGCCTTCCGTACGGCTGTTTCTGTTCATACAGGTTTAAATAGTATGACACTGCTGCAATGGGGCAATGAAGCCCAGAAACAGAAGTACCTCATTCCGCAGGCAAAGGGAGAAAAAGTAGGGGCATTTGGATTAACTGAGCCCAATGCTGGATCCGATGTTGCCTCTTTAAAAACGACTGCCACAAAAGAAGGAGACTTCTATATTTTAAATGGGCAGAAAACGTGGATTTCTTTATGCGACCATGCCGATCACTTCCTCGTTTTTGCCTATACAGATAAAAGTCAGAAGCATAAAGGGATATCGGCTTTTATCGTGGAACGGACTATGCCGGGATTCTCGTCCCAGGCCATCAAAGGCAAGCTTGGTATCCGGGCAGGTAACACGGGAGAGTTATTTTTTGATCATGTAAAGGTGCCGAAAGAAAATCTGCTCGGAGAAGAAGGAGAAGGGTTTAAGATTGCTATGGCCGCTCTCGACAATGGGCG
The Halobacillus halophilus DSM 2266 DNA segment above includes these coding regions:
- a CDS encoding acyl-CoA dehydrogenase family protein, with translation MNFELTEEQEMVRKVVRKFVDQEINPYIQEWDEKGHFESSIMKRLADLDLMGVCIPEQYGGSGMDYNTLAIVCEELERGDTAFRTAVSVHTGLNSMTLLQWGNEAQKQKYLIPQAKGEKVGAFGLTEPNAGSDVASLKTTATKEGDFYILNGQKTWISLCDHADHFLVFAYTDKSQKHKGISAFIVERTMPGFSSQAIKGKLGIRAGNTGELFFDHVKVPKENLLGEEGEGFKIAMAALDNGRFTVAAGACGQILACLEESVKYCHERETFGKEIGKHQLVQQMLAKMEAGYQMSRLLVFRAGELKNQGRRNTRETSLAKWQACDFANEAANDAVQIHGAYGYSHEYPVERFLRNSKAPVIYEGTREIHTVMQAEYVLGYRSDKTLSRSLPAWPYDEVKEEV